From Amaranthus tricolor cultivar Red isolate AtriRed21 chromosome 4, ASM2621246v1, whole genome shotgun sequence:
AGGGCTACATTCGAAATATCCAACATTTTCAGAGGAAAAAATCAATGCTATCGTCGAAAAGGATtttccaaaatattttcaatttttggtaatttaacttatttattAAGAATATATGTGCGctgtatttattaataattaacttaattatacATTTATTAATCCTCTATGTTTTACAGGGCAGCAAAGGTCGTCTTCAAAACTATCCAAATGGTTATATATTGAAGGATATGGTAGAAGGACCTTTGAGATATGCTCAAAGTTATAACATTTGTCACATGAACGACTATAAATTCCACACTAACAAGCATTCCACGAGAAAAGCAGCGGAAAACAGCGGAGTGAGTGTGAAGGCCGAGGAGGACAATCTAAATGGAGATGATTTCTATGGTCACCTTGACGAGATAATAGAGCTTGAATATCCAGTTATGCCAATCAAGAGAGTGACCATGTTCAAATGCCAATGGTTTGATCCAGCACGTTCAAGACGTGGAGCTGGTACACGTGTTCATGAACGCTACCAAATAGTTGACGTCCACATTGGTCACTTTTGGGGAAAGTATGACCCATTTGTCCTCACTAGTCAAGCTTCTCAAGTGTATTACATGTCGTATCCTAGTTTGAGACAAGACTTACAAGATTGGCGAACTGTCTGCAAAGTTAAACCAAAGAAATATCAAGTCAGTATCGCCCCTAGAAATGACATTGATGATAGTTCGTTTCAAGATGAAGAACACACACAGTTTCATTTGTCTGTTGATGATGTCAACTTGACACCTGAGTCACTTTGTAATCGTTCAGGACAATTTATTGAGTGCCATATTGATGAAATAGAACTAGATCCAACAACTAACCAAGAAGAAGAACCTCTTGATGTAGATCTCGTATTGTCGAGTGATGAGGAAAATGTCGATATTGATTATTATAGTGATTCCGATGAAGCAAATTAAATTTGTAGTTACTTTTGTATTTGTATAATTTGAATCGAAGTATTGTATTTAGATTTAAATTTAATACAAGTGTTGAATTAATTTCCTCAATTCGTATTTTGTAAGTTtagtattttataatattatgatATAAGtattgaatttcatattttataactaaaattttaattttaaaaataaaaggccATAATTAAAAACcgaaacataaaataaaaaaccaagtaaatttttcaaaatcaattcaattcaattataacaagtaaatttttcaaaattttaaaatacgcGGTTTAAATGATGGCGACAAGATGGAGACCAACTTACCCCGTAGCCAAAATGGGATGGAGACGGATGTTTCCCATAGCCAAAAGGGGATGGCGACGGGATGAAGACGGGCTATTTTCATAGCCAACGATTCGTGACGGGATGGTGACGGATGTTTCCCGTACCCACCTTCTAGTCCAGTTTCCAAAAATTTAATGTGATCACTTGCCTTTTCAGTTTTTTACATTACTtgaaaattattacaatttttaCTTTTCACTTTCTTCCTCAGTTTTTCACTTTTACTTTCATCCTTATTTTTTCACTGTCATCCTGATTTTGGGTTATCTTCAATATTTGAACTAATCTTCAACTTTCAACTTCTTCAACCGTGAATCTTCAACCATCAACCTTCAAGCTTCAACCTTCAACATTAATAGTTCATATTGGTGTTATTTTCGgtatgttttcttttattttttagtttttttatagttCATATATTGGTGTTATTTAATAATAGTTCACATGtagattttttttagtttgtataTTGTTGTTGGTTCATTTcatgttttatgttatttttcgtttttttacagtaatttgttaatttcgaatttttttgattttttaaaattttatatttttagtatgttgtATGTTGTATGTTGTATGTTGTTGtgttcttattttgatttttttaaattttagattttttgtttctttatgTTGGTCTAGGattaatttctgaatttttttgtttgtttgttagtAATTAGCtgttagttttttatttatttgtaaaataAGTGATGCTATTAAAGAATTTTATTGGAACGAATTCAAGGTATGtatctatatttttaattattatttgaatCGTTTAATGTGTTTTTGAGTTGAGTTTGCTATTTTTGTAGGAATTCTACAAATGGGACTCTCGCATCGATGCCGATGTCAAACGTGCTTGGAACTCGTGTTGCGCCCAAAGATATCGCGATAAAGTGAACAAGTTGTGctctaaatataaaaaatttaaagagcAGCAAAAGAAACAGAGGCAAGAAAGAGAGGAGCAGGAGGAAGACCAGGATGAGCAAGGGGAACCACATGCGGTGGATTTCACTCCCAACATGCCCTCAAATGTCTGGGATACATGGAAAAATGCTTTTGAATCCCAAGACTTTAAAACGTTAAGCAATCAAGCAAAGGTTAACAGACGTCGGGGTAAGCCCGATGCCAGACCACTACCCACTTATCGTGGTGGTGGATTGTTCGCCGCTCGATTGCGCAACCTGAtggtaataaattttttttccttgtgaattaataagtaatatttttattaatatttttttattgttaggCCAAGGAGTCTGGAGATGTGGATTTAACTCCACATAGCATGTTGGTTCGCACTAAGGGTGTGCGAGGGGATGGTGGTGAGCGGTTACTTACCACGGATTTAaaatttcaacataatattattgATAGTTAATATAATACTATTTAACATTTCTCTTTTTTGTTTTGGCAGAAAATGTATAACGACCTTAATAATGAGGATCTCAGAAAGGGTAAGATGCCGGATCTCAATAAAAATTACCTAAAGGCGGTTGACTTAGTTGCCAAAACGAAAAAGACATCGTCTAATGTGTATGGTCTAGGGTCTGCCAATGAGGTTTTCTATCTTGAACGCTCCATTTTCCACTCTCCTCGATCTGACCTGAGGAGAGAACTTGATGAGCTCCATTCGGTCACTAATAAGTTTAGAACATACATAAATGTTCAAATGACTTGGGAGTTCATGGTAGAAGTCTTGGTGCATCTGGTGGTTCCCATGGATCTCGTAACACACGTGCTTCAGGCGGCTCGGGCAGATCTCGTATGCGGCGTGGTGGTGGAAATAATAGCGGTAGTAGATGATTTAGGTTGTTGaatatttttgtcaaaaacaAGTTCTAAGTAAATTTAGTCATTTTATAACTTTTGTAATATATTTGTTACTATTtactatatttatataattagtttattgttatatttttatgtcgtatatatatattttttgttttagttttaagtgtttttatatatttattgtcattttaattaaaataaaacctaaAATCTAAATTATAAACTCttaattcttattaattaatattaaagtactaataataaattaattaataatattaaaatatcaataataaataataatatttgaatGTAAAAGCAAGGTAAGGATATGGCGATGGAAATTAAATCTGACGCAAAACATGGCTACGGGATGGCTACGGAATTTGTGTTTGGCTACGCAAGATATGGTTACGGGTCCATTCCGTAGCCATCCTGTCGCCATATCGGAGATGGCTACGAAATGGACCCGTAGCCATCTAGTGTATTTTTTGTAGTGTGGGGCGGGTCTAGGGTCCGGGTTTGCGTTTGAGGGTCTGGACCCGAACTCGAATCCGTTAATAACTTTTTGGATTTAGATCCGACCCAAATCCAATGGGTCTTAAAAAATAAGACCCAAACCCttaaaaaggggcgggtccaacaggaTCTTGGACCGATGACCATTTCTAGTTGAAGGGCTTTTCTTTCAAGAGCATAAACATCTCTAAGGAACTACCACTTTTTTGCGGATTTCGAAAATACAAAAAGAGGGTAGACAAGAGGTTGAAATGTTTAGTTTTCCGAAAAATCTAGTGACATGATAATTATAGAATACTAAATTAGAAatccgtgcaatgcacgaagtTTAACATAGAAACATATTCTAAGaattaatttcttaaagatTCTTATTTTGGTATACAAAGAATTAATGTAATAGATCTTTTAATattaatcttatttaattttaaatttatttaggaaaaataaatttccacgAGATTGCAGTCTTACTAAAAAAATTTACCTaattaactttaaatttatttaggaaTTATTGTCACACAATCAATTATAAtcctattaaattaatacattttgCAAAACTCTAAGAAATCACCTTGTGTTATTTCCAGTTCTTTTATTAacatttatgatttatgatacttatcttattagtatttattataTGATGATTTCTTTAACTTAAAAAATTCTTTAATCATGAATCATGTCATTTATCAagtcaaaaattatattttgttatttacatgaataaaattgagtttaaaaaaagatactctgtaataaattttttaaaataaatgactGTTTAGAAGTAATTTTAAATAAGAATCCACCCCAAAATCTGACATCCAATAATTTTGATTCATTTAACAAATGGCTATGAAACTGCCATCTATCATtttacaacaaaattattaaattgtatgatgcTAAATTGCCCTATTATTTTGATTAGGTTTTAATTATCTTGGAGATTTTAAATGATACTAATTATAAAAGTTCATTTGTTGAGAATCATTCTTCTTATAGGTGGTGAAAAATCCAataaattttatcttttgttcaaactttacacataacttttaataaaaagttaatcaCATATATTTTTAGCTCTTACATCCTTTACAACTTTAACTTTACTAGGTATTTACCTGTGTTATGCATGGTATCCAAAAATTTTGTTAGAGCatatatagaatatattttTAACCAATCTTGTTAAATTACAAACAAAAGGGTTTTATTAGTTATGAACAGGATTAAAGAATAATGACACTAGTATGTATATTACTATAAAAGTAACAgtacatatttaaaatattatattgtaaaattttattattccaCCAAAAGTCatatttatcatttaatcattatactaataattttacaaagataataaaagtaaataaacacCATggttgtatgtatatattaacttaatgtaaaaataaatgataaCAAAATTCACCTGCACGAAAGATGAAAAAAatttgtctcatttgattttttgaaattatttactaatcactttttttatattttagtctTAATCtagatgttaaaatataattaagtgacatattgtttgatttgtctcaatgtaaaatttattaataatttttataatttttagttatgtgcaattaaaaatatttagaattaaattagtatattgaAAAGAGTGTAATCTTTACACAAAAAGGCAGACGGGACCTCTATGAATGACGTATAAGTAGTCAATAGCAACATACTATATTATATTACAATCTCATTCAAGCAAGTTTTGAATATTCTCTAAAAAATACTCCTAATACGatcatattaataatataaaatgaaaagactGATGTTCAATATTACCTTATAAGTACAAACTATATGTATGAACATATTTTTCTCCAAAAGATAACTTCTTTACAAGACATCCTAACAATAGAGATGACCATAAATAAGGTTGCTTTAAGGACAACTTGATCTTTGTCGTATGAGAGATCATACATCAAGAAGATAATTGACTTAATTAGCTACACATTAATCCAAAGAATAAGAATGTgttttatcttatttaattttataaaataaattccaatgttttaaaaaaattatgtttcaGGATATTATTTTAGATGTATTTAATTGCATTACAATTCCTacatcaagaaaatatttgaGTGCATTccaaaaaattataccaaactGCAAATTGATTAATCTCAATCAAACAATTAGTATATTGAAGTAAGaagaataatgtaaaaaaaagtaacacttaaaaacaaacaaatataaTAACCAAACCCatgatttctttattttcttataaacaCGGCAACCAGATCTAGTAAGCCAAGGGgcttattgttatttataatataaCATTGAAAGGCTATTCCCACAAAATTTAAATGACAAGTCCATTCTTAAACTTTAAATAATAACTACATTTGATGAAAATCATATCTTATCAAGTCTAGGAAGTTGATCAAGAGTTACAacaatcatcaaaataataaacttCTATTATAGGAAGATGAAAAGACTTTCATTTATAGatgaaatataaaataactaattaaatcTGAAAATTCAACATTAATGACAATGACAATGAAATGCGCAAAACATGAAATAAGCGCCAAAAACATTCTTTGATTGTGTGACATATGGACAAATTTTtcctatattataatatgtatatgataTGATAACACATtcacattttaatatttatattcatatttttgttaataaatatgtataaaataatagtccctccacaccaatataattgtcacatttccttatttggcaaaaccatatcaattgtcacatttccttatttggcaaaaccatatcaattgtcacatttctatttttgtcaatcttttttttacctaaatattcttagttcacacaagtaattacgaatatacccccatataccttacttacccaactacccttcactacttacccttcactaattatccttcactacttattTAACTACCACTTTTTTAATGAATTCCACACTACTCTTAATATCCATACTCAAGCAAATGGGATatttatattggtgtggagggagtaACATGACACCACTAGTAAACTAAAGAAGATGTAAAAGTATACAAGTGTTTCCACTCCAGCCAATAACAAGTCCATGCCGACACAATAAAATAAGTGATATACCAAAAATTATTGACCTTGAAAAATGTGCTCAAAATGTTCTAACTAAATTAATACTCTATAATAATCTTAATTCAAAACATAAAGCCCAAGCCCAAACTAATAAGACCCGCCCAAACCACACCCACATCAAAAACCCCACCACCCAATATCTCCACTCCATTATGAATTCTTTCACCTTGACCACCTTGACTGCCTTGAAAAACTGGAGGAGGCTCAGCCGTTGGCGGTGGAGTATACGCTGGCAACGGTGGCTGATTAAGGCTTGGCGGTAGGCCCGATCCTTTACCAACATTAATATTGAATCGCATACCTTGTAAGCATTGGGCCCCATCCCCTGCATCAGAGAAGAAGTAATTGGGCCCCACTTTGGTCAAAGGAACAGAAATAGTCAATGGCTGGTTGAAGGTGGTGGCGCCGGAGTTGAAGATGAGGGTGTCGTTGTCGGAGGCGAAATCAGCAGTGCAGTTATTGTAGGTGGTGGAGTTGTATGTTTGGATCACTGTTTGATTAGTGTTGGTATtgaaaactgccaaaaaaacaAGTGTTCACATCCAAATGATGGTAACGGCTATGTAAAATTTCCCGGGAAAAAGATAACAAGAAATGATGAAAAGATTAGACAATTTGTGACCGTAGATTCAAGATTGTGATGTAAAGATATTGACATATGTAAAAATGAGATACTTTAggatttttctaataattttgatatttgaaacttggacacaaacaaaatatttaactTATGATTTGGCATAGACTATCTCATTCTATAGATGTTAGCAATTAGGAGTACCATAATCatacattctattaattttactttataataGTAAAAAGGAAGTCTGATTATAAGCAtgttatttgtcttttttttaatcattgattagtattaatgaaatttgacTAATTTGCATTTTTTACACATACCATATttacatattaatattttcGAAAATACTCATACATTAATAGatgcaataaatcaaaattatttcaattacaCAATTGTATATAAATGCactgtttaaaaaattataatggaaaATTTATAATGTACTGTGTAGAACATTATATATTGTCTGATAAAATTCTAAAACTACACCgcgtagaaaattatactacagaataaattacatttattccaatgtaattgaaattacacaatttagaaaattatttgAAGTATGTAATAGCTCCTTTTTCCATCAATTgatatttaaaactaaaatgacatataattcaattaattgatcattaaaatcagtcatttatattgttagactaccataattaccattttaaattttaggaaaaatgtgAAGTATGGTTTGCAatctaaaatttcataaaaaaaattaacgtaTTTAACAATCCGTGCATTGCACGAATTTTATCCTAGTATCTATTAAAAAGATTGTTAAATGCTAAATGTCACAATTCTAAAGCTATTTTCAAGTGGAATTTTTTGATTGGAGAATTAAGATTGACTGATTGAAGTTGGTTGAACTATCTAATGTAGTAGTTATTGCTATTTACCTTACCCTTTTAATTATAgaattaattacaattttattaagaaacaaacagtttaatatatattgtcaatatttaaattatgtttgataataattatattttttatcaaatgTAAATCAATTACCTTTACTCAAGAATATTATGTTTCATTTCAAACgaaataaagtaaaaatcatttacatgacatttataaattttaaatcagaaattagagaaaaaacCTAACAATAACATCTTTTAATGAAGTTACTTACACAAATCTTGAAAacgaaatataataaaaatcttttatatgatattcagcaaatatacaagaaattagGGAACAACATATTTATAACgtcttttgatttgatttgatataTGATTCGGACCATTAACCCGGAAAAAGtatattgtttttcatttatCCCAATTGTATGTTAAActacattatatatattatatgcccgCCATTGACTAACCCATAATGCATATTTGTTTTCCAAAGTTACTAATCTCTTATATACCTGCCATTATTTGTTTtctaaagttactaatctctcTTATTACTCAGTTTAGTTTTTAGCAAtaactaatttaattaataatgattgtaatattattatagtgataactatatttaaatgaaaatatttgaataagATAAAGATAATACATAGCtaaatcaataatcattaattaagATTTGTGCATTGCACGAGGTTATATACTagttatatcatcatcatcatcctacctagTATATCCCGCTTATAGAAAAACTAAAGTCAGGGTTTTGGAAGGAAAagacggcgacaactcataaccataaaggagagcgcggccaaagtaAATTGTATAATTACTTTATaatttagttagatgtttggattgagaattagctgatttagttatgttttaaaaCTAAAGACTCATTTGCACAAGTTTTGGAATTGAGATTTGAGTTTCTTGAGAAGTAAATCCCGTGATGACCctatttactcagtcaacggtaaatCGGGTTCTTACAGGCTTATCTTAAAGTTTTACCAATgtcttctcttgaagcttcaaAACTATTAATCTTTCTCCTCTTTCCCTCCCACTTGAAGCCATTGTTAAAGATTTTGAAGAtttgttaatttgttttgttGTCTAAAATAAGAACAATGTTGTTGGAAAAAATAACTATCTGTGATCCCACATCGAAGAATTAAAGAGAGGTTGACTAACTTATATacttgatagactactcattcTAATAGCAATTGATTTTAGGATGAAACCTCATTGGATTTGTGTGCAGTCATTTGCCCCTTTATACGGATTTTATGTATAAgcccaataacaaatttatcatgaTATCAGAGTTGTAGTTTTTGGTCAactggaaacaaaaaaaaacaatctttcataaaaaaaacttgCGGGTTCGAATCACTCCATTCCCAGCTCATTTACACTATGTTTTAGGCCTGCCAAAGCAGATTAGGTTGGATTGGATTGAgtttcgggtcatatataaacaggGCAGAAAACCCTTGACCTAAACTCTTAGTTAATTGAGTCGAAAATCACAACTCTGACTTGATCGGGTTGGATTGGGTTTGGAATCGTGTCATATATAAACATAACATATTTGGATAGAGagaaatgaaaggaaaaaaagGGCAAATATTTGCATAACAAAAGGACACGGCTCCGGGCTGGAATTTGGAAGGGAGGGGTTTGAAGAGAAAATAAAGACAATTtttgttaataatataatatctcCTAAAGTGAAAAGTTTTGGAGGGATCGGATTCATTCTTTCATTTTCCTTCCACGAAAAACAttcattttcctttatttttcgttcccttcccttcccttctgaATAAACAAGGCGTACTCTcactccttttcatttttttccttCCCTTTTATTCCTTTTCAATCTCTCCTAATTTGTTATTCAAATATAGTGTTAAAGTTTCTTACACCGCATACATGGTGATCTTAGGGTACAAGAAGCATTTATAATGTAAATtgaatatgaaatttttttcaaatagaaTTGATGGCAATTTGACAAGAAAATGAGAATTTATAAGCGTGAAAATTAGATTCTTCATTTTGTTGCATAGTGCAATTAATGTATCTATATAAGTAtaattttaatcattgttcTCTTTACAACGAAcaattggtatatatttttaaaaataaaaacgatTTTAACTCTATATCAAATGCATCCCTTACCAATTATCTacattttcttcatcttcaacaagTGAAAATGCTAGTTTGACTTTGGTCAAGTTTGACTCTAGCCAAAATTGGTGTTCTAAGCAACGTCTAGCTAAGTCAAACTCACTTTCTTTGACAGTGTTTATAGCCTTCTTACCCAAAAATTTAACTTCTCAGcccatataaatttaaaatcactGTCAAAAGACTATGATTTTgcaaaaacttattttttatttttatttgaatcttatttctcattttttgaaaaaaggctcaataagaaatttaaaacaaggttatttttttctaaaactcACGATGAAGGAGTATAACTTCTAGGGTGACACTTTAAGCccatttcaaaatttcaaattataacaGTACCACAAGTATTGCAATAGAAAAAACTTTGTTTACCCTCAACTACCCGCATAAGTACTAAGAATACAAAGAttaaattcatttattattcaCCAAAATTATACATCAAAAACATATTTAATCATatattaaactaattattaattgaCAACTCATATGTGTAGACTACTGGTGAgtaaatgtaattaattttgtATTGCAAACATTTATTAGCGGCCGCCTCCCCTAATGTCTAACTACCAAAAAATCATTCATAGTCTTAGATACATCCAAGTCTATGTCGATTGTGAAAGATAATTTAGAACATAAATGTTAAAAACGATGCAAACTTATATGAAATTTCAAACCAAtttattcaaattcaaagtcaattAATTCACATTCAATCTTACTAGAAATGATGACATAATCAAATCCGAAAATCTCTTAATTCCTGAActtaaaccaaaaataaaatcaaatagaaagccatcaaattaatatatttgtatgaaacttcaataaaaacaaataaagattTAGGACATAATTGAAAACCACAAACAGAGTATTTCATTAACAACCGACAACTAATTGAAATTGcaattaatttgttgattttaaatttgctgttaaaagtaatttattttaaaaaatcttattCATCATGATACCTTACTCTAAtaactaatttataaaatattagtaTTAGATGGTTTTAGCAAACTTCCCGATTATTTATAATTGGAAGATGCAAAAATGAGTATAAAgaggaaagaaaagaaaagaaagcagTAGATAGAAAACATACTAAGAAAATCTCCAAGATTGAAAGATTTTTGAGAAGCAGCCCAAAGAGAGTAATTAGTAGATGGAGAATTAGTTTTAGCATTGAACAACCATCCATCTGCATCTCCAACCGTATGATTTGTATacgcagcagcagcagcagatAATTTTGTAGACGTTCCAAATATCAGGATGAGGATAATCACCCTTAATTGAGTTTGATAAGCCTCCATTAAGGGAGTGTTTGGCATGTGCAAATTGGGGATGAGAATGGGAATTTAAATCTCAAATATCACAAACTACCATGTTTGATAGGTGGGATTTGGGATTGAAATTCCCAATCCTTAAACTTCAtcgtcctttttattttatcgccaccatttcaaatgaaattacaaatttgcctttgatttttaaaaaattacaacttagcCACTCcctataaatttcttatttataataacaacaacaacaacaacaacaacaataataataataataataataataataataataataataataacaataataataataataattaacttttttatattcttcaaaaagaatataaataaaattaataataataacagtaataataataataataacaacaataataaaattaaaaataataataattattcaaaaagaaaaaaaaagtaataaattgaatcgcccggttctggaccccggttctgggcgattcaatttatttttttttctttttggaaaatttatattaataataataataataataataataataataataataataataattaggggtGCATTTATCTTACATCATTTCCAACATTGAAAAGTTTGAACATATTATTTTGTGAGTAGTACTTTCCAAGAAGTGTGAACATAGTAATGCACCCCTAATTATTAGATCttaattaattagtattttGCTAGCAGTTTCAACTTTCAATGTATATAATTTCTGTTTCTCAAATTccattataattaatataaattttccaaaaagaaaagaaaaaaaaaatgaatcaccCAGA
This genomic window contains:
- the LOC130810610 gene encoding early nodulin-like protein 18 translates to MPNTPLMEAYQTQLRVIILILIFGTSTKLSAAAAAYTNHTVGDADGWLFNAKTNSPSTNYSLWAASQKSFNLGDFLIFNTNTNQTVIQTYNSTTYNNCTADFASDNDTLIFNSGATTFNQPLTISVPLTKVGPNYFFSDAGDGAQCLQGMRFNINVGKGSGLPPSLNQPPLPAYTPPPTAEPPPVFQGSQGGQGERIHNGVEILGGGVFDVGVVWAGLISLGLGFMF